In Halorientalis sp. LT38, a genomic segment contains:
- a CDS encoding putative quinol monooxygenase, translated as MIVVHASFPIDPEHREEALAQIQDLAEQSRAEDGMLDYRATTDVEDENVVRFVERYEDAAAFGAHTETEHFGEFEAALGDWLAGEPEVLQFEVDSMTELEL; from the coding sequence ATGATCGTCGTTCACGCGAGTTTCCCCATCGACCCCGAGCACCGCGAGGAAGCGCTGGCGCAGATCCAGGACCTGGCCGAGCAGTCCCGCGCGGAAGACGGAATGCTCGACTACCGCGCGACGACCGACGTCGAGGACGAGAACGTGGTTCGCTTCGTGGAGCGCTACGAGGACGCCGCGGCCTTCGGCGCGCACACGGAGACCGAGCACTTCGGCGAGTTCGAGGCGGCGCTGGGCGACTGGCTCGCCGGCGAACCCGAGGTACTCCAGTTCGAGGTCGACTCGATGACCGAACTGGAGCTCTGA